One genomic window of Parasteatoda tepidariorum isolate YZ-2023 chromosome 9, CAS_Ptep_4.0, whole genome shotgun sequence includes the following:
- the LOC107455362 gene encoding MFS-type transporter SLC18B1 isoform X2, translating into MKQPNSEKEAANEESDEQDKISSSNLESPMYENFHHSDEQRLINDDEKSFENQVHSSLPKNFNGYHESPRSQLAKYVPKSPLKLDALYDGLVDSRVFIAPQNGNRSFHVSLSVDDDDDSDDDEQIYSKSADYSEETINSLHQNCSMIRSVSEDILRRRPDMERRLSMVSSSKGRLAAIPRLHPKEKHLAPSTGALNKSSIPPAPSTDEEELIEKAPFPRDKILVVMCLCLVDFTAYLSMSIIAPFFPREASNKGMREAVSGFVFSIYALLIMLTSPFFGKMLPYVGAKFMLFSGVAFCGTTNILFGLLDLVDGTVEFTALCFIVRAFEAIGAAAFCTASMTILIDQFPDHISTIFGLVETSMGIGMSVGPAIGGALYAAGGFTLPFYALGGFVLFTVPIMYLLLLKTPDPKSVIASTNEVSYLKILSMPHILVICVLLAMTSQILGFIDPTLEPHMRQYGLDAGLVGLLFLLLSATYGIAAPIVGWLSNKFENKYPLMLSGLLFITVSMLLLGPSEILPIQGSLWLSIASLGFLGIFIAVALIPTFESMFIVCMNNGFEDDINTYSVVSGLWNSVYSLGEVTGPSLGGVLCDFYSFPQAASLMALCTLLAFALGLVAWLNPRHIFGLYNVVEDAPRKMNLALASHAQEVSRVPSREASPLQNAYVHTYGSLSEDKKDPIA; encoded by the exons ATGAAGCAACCTAATTCAGAAAAGGAAGCAGCAAATGAAGAAAGTGATGAACAGGATAAAATATCTTCCAGTAATTTGGAAAGTccaatgtatgaaaattttcatcattcGGATGAACAAAGGCTTATCAATGATGATgagaaatcttttgaaaatcaaGTGCATTCATCTCTTCCAAAGAACTTCAATGGTTACCACGAATCTCCAAGAAGTCAACTTGCTAAATATGTTCCGAAATCACCTCTCAAACTTGATGCGTTGTACGATGGCTTAGTTGACAGCAGGGTATTTATAGCACCTCAAAATGGGAACAGAAGCTTCCATGTCTCGCTTTCagttgatgatgatgatgatagtGACGATGATGAGCAGATATATTCAAAAAGTGCTGATTATAGTGAAGAAACCATTAATTCCCTGCATCAAAACTGCTCAATGATACGCAGTGTCTCCGAAGATATATTACGTCGTCGGCCTGACATGGAGAGAAGGTTATCGATGGTATCATCCAGTAAAGGTAGACTTGCTGCAATACCAAGGCTCCACCCTAAGGAAAAACATTTAGCTCCTTCAACTGGAGCTTTAAACAAATCTAGTATTCCTCCAGCTCCAAGCACAGATGAAGAAGAACTTATAGAAAAAGCACCGTTCCCCAGAGACAAAATCCTTGTAGTTATGTGTTTATGTTTAGTGGATTTTACTGCTTATTTGAGTATGTCAATTATAGCTCCATTTTTTCCTCGTGAG GCATCAAACAAAGGAATGCGAGAGGCTGTATCTGGGTTCGTCTTTAGCATTTATGCCCTATTAATAATGTTAACGTCTCCATTTTTCGGTAAAATG CTTCCCTATGTTGGTGCAAAATTTATGCTCTTTTCCGGTGTTGCCTTTTGTGGTACAACTAACATATTATTTGG tttattagatCTGGTTGATGGAACTGTGGAATTCACAGCATTATGTTTTATTGTACGCGCATTTGAAGCGATTGGAGCTGCTGCATTTTGTACTGCCTCAATGACAATATTAATTGACCAATTTCCTGACCATATCAGCActattttc gGTCTTGTTGAAACAAGCATGGGAATTGGTATGAGTGTAGGACCTGCAATCGGAGGGGCACTTTATGCt GCTGGTGGATTTACCCTGCCATTTTATGCCCTTGGTGGTTTTGTCTTATTCACTGTACCAATCATGTATTTGTTATTGCTCAAAACACCAg atCCAAAATCTGTTATTGCATCCACTAATGAAgtttcttacttaaaaatattgtctaTGCCACACATACTTGTTATTTGCGTTTTGCTTGCAATGACATCTCAAATATTAGGATTTATAGATCCTACTTTAGAGCCTCACATGCGAcag TATGGTCTTGATGCAGGCTTAGTTGGTcttctctttcttttattatctgCTACCTATGGTATAGCTGCTCCTATTGTTGGCTGgcttagcaataaattt gaaaataaatatcctCTCATGCTTTCTGGTCTCCTTTTTATTACTGTGTCAATGCTCTTGTTGGGTCCCTCAGAAATCTTACCTATTCAAGG GAGTCTTTGGTTGAGTATAGCTTCTTTAGGATTTTTAGGAATCTTCATTGCTGTTGCCCTGATTCCCACTTTTGAGAGCATGTTTATTGTATGCAT gaATAATGGTTTCGAAGATGATATCAATACATACAGTGTTGTATCCGGTCTCTGGAATTCTGTGTATTCTTTAGG GGAGGTCACAGGACCTTCTCTTGGAGGTGTGTTATGTGACTTTTACTCTTTTCCACAAGCAGCTTCACTCATGGCTCTTTGCACATTACTCGCT TTTGCTCTTGGTTTAGTGGCCTGGTTAAATCCAAGGCATATATTTGGCTTATACAATGTTGTTGAAGATGCACCAAGAAAAATGAACTTAGCCCTCGCCTCTCATGCTCAAGAAGTTTCACGAGTACCTTCTCGTGAAGCATCACCTTTGCAAAATGCATATGTTCACACTTACGGCAGCCTTTCTGAAGATAAGAAAGATCCTATTGCTtag
- the LOC107455362 gene encoding MFS-type transporter SLC18B1 isoform X1: MLSVLNFLIMKQPNSEKEAANEESDEQDKISSSNLESPMYENFHHSDEQRLINDDEKSFENQVHSSLPKNFNGYHESPRSQLAKYVPKSPLKLDALYDGLVDSRVFIAPQNGNRSFHVSLSVDDDDDSDDDEQIYSKSADYSEETINSLHQNCSMIRSVSEDILRRRPDMERRLSMVSSSKGRLAAIPRLHPKEKHLAPSTGALNKSSIPPAPSTDEEELIEKAPFPRDKILVVMCLCLVDFTAYLSMSIIAPFFPREASNKGMREAVSGFVFSIYALLIMLTSPFFGKMLPYVGAKFMLFSGVAFCGTTNILFGLLDLVDGTVEFTALCFIVRAFEAIGAAAFCTASMTILIDQFPDHISTIFGLVETSMGIGMSVGPAIGGALYAAGGFTLPFYALGGFVLFTVPIMYLLLLKTPDPKSVIASTNEVSYLKILSMPHILVICVLLAMTSQILGFIDPTLEPHMRQYGLDAGLVGLLFLLLSATYGIAAPIVGWLSNKFENKYPLMLSGLLFITVSMLLLGPSEILPIQGSLWLSIASLGFLGIFIAVALIPTFESMFIVCMNNGFEDDINTYSVVSGLWNSVYSLGEVTGPSLGGVLCDFYSFPQAASLMALCTLLAFALGLVAWLNPRHIFGLYNVVEDAPRKMNLALASHAQEVSRVPSREASPLQNAYVHTYGSLSEDKKDPIA, encoded by the exons ATGCTGT ctGTGCTAAATTTCCTCATAATGAAGCAACCTAATTCAGAAAAGGAAGCAGCAAATGAAGAAAGTGATGAACAGGATAAAATATCTTCCAGTAATTTGGAAAGTccaatgtatgaaaattttcatcattcGGATGAACAAAGGCTTATCAATGATGATgagaaatcttttgaaaatcaaGTGCATTCATCTCTTCCAAAGAACTTCAATGGTTACCACGAATCTCCAAGAAGTCAACTTGCTAAATATGTTCCGAAATCACCTCTCAAACTTGATGCGTTGTACGATGGCTTAGTTGACAGCAGGGTATTTATAGCACCTCAAAATGGGAACAGAAGCTTCCATGTCTCGCTTTCagttgatgatgatgatgatagtGACGATGATGAGCAGATATATTCAAAAAGTGCTGATTATAGTGAAGAAACCATTAATTCCCTGCATCAAAACTGCTCAATGATACGCAGTGTCTCCGAAGATATATTACGTCGTCGGCCTGACATGGAGAGAAGGTTATCGATGGTATCATCCAGTAAAGGTAGACTTGCTGCAATACCAAGGCTCCACCCTAAGGAAAAACATTTAGCTCCTTCAACTGGAGCTTTAAACAAATCTAGTATTCCTCCAGCTCCAAGCACAGATGAAGAAGAACTTATAGAAAAAGCACCGTTCCCCAGAGACAAAATCCTTGTAGTTATGTGTTTATGTTTAGTGGATTTTACTGCTTATTTGAGTATGTCAATTATAGCTCCATTTTTTCCTCGTGAG GCATCAAACAAAGGAATGCGAGAGGCTGTATCTGGGTTCGTCTTTAGCATTTATGCCCTATTAATAATGTTAACGTCTCCATTTTTCGGTAAAATG CTTCCCTATGTTGGTGCAAAATTTATGCTCTTTTCCGGTGTTGCCTTTTGTGGTACAACTAACATATTATTTGG tttattagatCTGGTTGATGGAACTGTGGAATTCACAGCATTATGTTTTATTGTACGCGCATTTGAAGCGATTGGAGCTGCTGCATTTTGTACTGCCTCAATGACAATATTAATTGACCAATTTCCTGACCATATCAGCActattttc gGTCTTGTTGAAACAAGCATGGGAATTGGTATGAGTGTAGGACCTGCAATCGGAGGGGCACTTTATGCt GCTGGTGGATTTACCCTGCCATTTTATGCCCTTGGTGGTTTTGTCTTATTCACTGTACCAATCATGTATTTGTTATTGCTCAAAACACCAg atCCAAAATCTGTTATTGCATCCACTAATGAAgtttcttacttaaaaatattgtctaTGCCACACATACTTGTTATTTGCGTTTTGCTTGCAATGACATCTCAAATATTAGGATTTATAGATCCTACTTTAGAGCCTCACATGCGAcag TATGGTCTTGATGCAGGCTTAGTTGGTcttctctttcttttattatctgCTACCTATGGTATAGCTGCTCCTATTGTTGGCTGgcttagcaataaattt gaaaataaatatcctCTCATGCTTTCTGGTCTCCTTTTTATTACTGTGTCAATGCTCTTGTTGGGTCCCTCAGAAATCTTACCTATTCAAGG GAGTCTTTGGTTGAGTATAGCTTCTTTAGGATTTTTAGGAATCTTCATTGCTGTTGCCCTGATTCCCACTTTTGAGAGCATGTTTATTGTATGCAT gaATAATGGTTTCGAAGATGATATCAATACATACAGTGTTGTATCCGGTCTCTGGAATTCTGTGTATTCTTTAGG GGAGGTCACAGGACCTTCTCTTGGAGGTGTGTTATGTGACTTTTACTCTTTTCCACAAGCAGCTTCACTCATGGCTCTTTGCACATTACTCGCT TTTGCTCTTGGTTTAGTGGCCTGGTTAAATCCAAGGCATATATTTGGCTTATACAATGTTGTTGAAGATGCACCAAGAAAAATGAACTTAGCCCTCGCCTCTCATGCTCAAGAAGTTTCACGAGTACCTTCTCGTGAAGCATCACCTTTGCAAAATGCATATGTTCACACTTACGGCAGCCTTTCTGAAGATAAGAAAGATCCTATTGCTtag